One genomic window of Mogibacterium diversum includes the following:
- the rpsO gene encoding 30S ribosomal protein S15: MLTKEKKQEIIKEYATKEGDTGSPEVQVAILTYRINDLNGHLKEHAKDYHSRRGLLKMVGQRRNLLKYLKDADIERYRALIARLGLRK; encoded by the coding sequence ATGCTTACAAAGGAAAAGAAGCAGGAAATTATCAAAGAGTATGCTACTAAGGAAGGCGATACGGGTTCCCCAGAGGTTCAGGTTGCGATTTTAACTTACAGAATCAACGATCTTAACGGACACCTCAAGGAGCACGCTAAGGATTACCATTCAAGAAGAGGTCTTCTTAAGATGGTAGGACAGAGAAGAAACCTACTTAAGTATCTTAAGGATGCTGATATCGAGAGATACAGAGCACTTATTGCTAGACTCGGCCTCAGAAAGTAG
- a CDS encoding DNA alkylation repair protein, whose translation MKIKEIRSKLFDMQDIDYKKFHCKLIPGVNPDTVIGVRTPALRKLAKEVFKSGDYGEFISDLPHEYYEELNLHGMIICMISDYEEALSEIDKLLPYVDNWATCDLLSFKKAFKGNLNKLENEVKRWISSGDTYTVRFGIGVLLEFYLDDAFDPQYLEWVAGVKSDEYYVRMMQAWYFATALAKQYDETIPYIENKRLDEWVHRKTIQKAKESYRVSDDTKAYLNSLK comes from the coding sequence GTGAAGATAAAAGAGATTAGAAGCAAGCTTTTTGATATGCAGGACATTGACTATAAGAAATTCCACTGCAAGCTAATTCCAGGGGTTAATCCGGATACAGTAATAGGAGTTAGAACTCCAGCACTGAGGAAACTCGCAAAGGAAGTTTTTAAATCTGGTGATTATGGAGAGTTCATAAGCGACCTTCCTCACGAGTATTATGAAGAGCTTAATCTCCATGGGATGATCATCTGTATGATAAGTGACTATGAAGAGGCTTTAAGTGAAATAGATAAGCTGCTTCCATATGTAGATAACTGGGCAACCTGTGATTTGCTCAGCTTTAAGAAAGCATTCAAGGGTAATCTGAATAAACTTGAAAATGAAGTTAAGAGATGGATTTCATCGGGTGATACTTATACCGTTAGATTTGGAATTGGAGTACTGCTGGAGTTCTATCTCGATGATGCGTTTGATCCACAATATCTGGAATGGGTGGCAGGAGTTAAATCTGATGAATATTATGTGAGGATGATGCAGGCGTGGTACTTTGCAACTGCACTTGCTAAGCAATATGACGAAACGATTCCATATATCGAGAACAAAAGGCTTGATGAATGGGTGCATCGCAAAACCATTCAGAAGGCAAAAGAGAGCTATAGGGTTAGCGATGATACAAAAGCGTATCTGAATTCACTAAAGTAA
- a CDS encoding YoaK family protein has translation MKKEFETSESMRIGILLAICGGFMDAYSYTCRGGVFANAATGNIVLLAISLGNHNIRNIFHYLIPIVSFAGGVMISQHVKIIRKNRPTRLHWRQVTICFEIIAMFVAGFLPQEYNLLANSLISLTCGIQVVTFAKVRGYTISTTMCTGNLKTGTMNINMYMATKDFNYIRKSLHYYGCIMFFICGAIIGDFFTRRIHESAAFIVVLLLLIANIMMFFNSKSIERKCREDKRD, from the coding sequence ATGAAAAAGGAGTTTGAAACTTCTGAATCAATGAGAATAGGAATACTGCTTGCAATATGCGGTGGATTTATGGATGCTTATTCATATACCTGCAGGGGTGGAGTTTTTGCTAACGCTGCAACTGGTAACATAGTACTGCTTGCAATCAGCCTAGGTAATCACAATATACGAAATATATTTCATTACCTAATACCTATAGTTTCATTTGCAGGGGGAGTTATGATTTCCCAGCACGTAAAAATAATTCGCAAAAATAGACCGACAAGACTTCATTGGCGTCAGGTCACTATTTGTTTCGAAATCATTGCTATGTTTGTAGCAGGATTCCTACCACAGGAGTATAACCTACTTGCAAACTCACTTATATCGTTAACGTGTGGTATTCAGGTTGTGACTTTTGCAAAAGTGCGTGGATATACTATTTCTACTACGATGTGTACGGGAAACCTCAAGACAGGAACCATGAATATAAATATGTACATGGCGACAAAGGATTTTAATTATATACGAAAGAGTCTTCATTACTATGGATGCATAATGTTTTTTATATGCGGGGCAATCATCGGGGACTTCTTTACGCGAAGAATTCATGAATCGGCAGCGTTCATAGTTGTACTGCTATTACTCATCGCTAATATAATGATGTTCTTCAATAGTAAGAGCATCGAAAGGAAATGCCGTGAAGATAAAAGAGATTAG
- a CDS encoding leucine-rich repeat domain-containing protein produces MPKLIAGHTLINYDENVSRVVIPKFVFAIADRAFSERGQIKAIEMGESVKSIGNYAFRMCYSMKEIILPQTVDEFGKGVFENCWALERVAIPKGTKVIDDEMFIDCNSLIEIYLPNSIDVVDDNAFSRVPKLTTLHMGPEKLEVLPEAIRDVAVLSYLEKHSSDDVSQEKPNESELIYRYIDEHGDRLTRRAITDSRTLAISYMVRRNLVKSAFISELVDMAASQRSSEIVALLIDEQNKIQREESEQAEEAWNPFA; encoded by the coding sequence ATGCCAAAGCTAATAGCAGGACACACACTTATCAATTATGATGAAAATGTGTCACGAGTTGTTATTCCTAAATTCGTGTTTGCGATAGCAGATAGGGCGTTTAGCGAAAGAGGACAGATTAAAGCGATTGAAATGGGAGAATCGGTCAAGAGCATTGGTAATTACGCTTTTAGAATGTGTTATAGCATGAAGGAGATAATTCTGCCACAGACTGTAGATGAGTTTGGGAAGGGTGTATTTGAGAATTGCTGGGCTCTTGAAAGGGTTGCAATTCCAAAAGGAACTAAGGTTATTGATGATGAGATGTTCATTGATTGTAACTCTCTAATCGAGATTTATTTACCGAATAGCATTGACGTGGTAGATGATAATGCATTCAGCAGGGTCCCTAAACTGACGACGCTACATATGGGTCCGGAGAAACTTGAAGTCCTCCCTGAGGCTATCAGAGATGTTGCGGTTCTTTCTTATTTGGAAAAACATAGCAGTGATGATGTAAGTCAGGAAAAGCCTAATGAGTCAGAATTAATCTACAGATATATCGACGAACATGGTGATAGGCTTACGAGAAGGGCTATTACTGATTCTAGAACTCTTGCGATAAGCTATATGGTTAGAAGAAATCTAGTGAAATCAGCCTTCATCAGCGAACTCGTGGATATGGCTGCTAGTCAAAGAAGCTCTGAAATTGTTGCCCTTCTTATTGATGAACAAAATAAAATTCAGAGAGAGGAGTCTGAGCAAGCTGAAGAGGCATGGAATCCATTTGCTTAG
- a CDS encoding ATP-binding protein has translation MNIQEAKNQVKYAVISYLSKDEFGEYKIQVERQRPIFLVGPPGVGKTEIMSQVAEEMDIALVSYSMTHHTRQSAIGLPFISEHQYGDDSYRTTEYTMSEIIASVYDKMEETGKREGILFLDEINCVSETLAPAMLQFLQMKVFGRHRLPEGWVVVTAGNPLEYNNSAREFDLATLDRLKRIDVEPELDPWLVYARNNAVHAAVLNYLSIKKDDFYSVRLTVDGKLFVTARGWVDLSEMIYLYEQNDIEVNLALVSQYIQDERIARDFTSYYDLFYRYRREYDIAGILAGTGFDKAAAKLADAPFDERIMVVRLLSDALGSEFRREFVKSAVIDEVVSRIKIQKDELLGAKLDKAAHILKLISSDMELDLEDRKKAHSISKMNERIARKSIQTMRDIMHNVMGGIGEPSSVITGEMSKLNDERNALVKSVQDRLRNSFNFIESSFEGDNEMMIFVRTLSEDRYSAGFLGKHGSEEYSRWSKGLMMSDREQELTREIEGLE, from the coding sequence TTGAATATTCAAGAAGCAAAGAATCAGGTGAAATATGCAGTTATTTCATACCTATCAAAAGATGAATTTGGAGAATATAAGATTCAGGTTGAGAGGCAGAGACCAATATTTCTCGTAGGACCACCGGGAGTTGGCAAGACTGAGATTATGTCACAAGTGGCAGAGGAAATGGATATCGCTCTGGTGTCATATTCTATGACGCACCACACTAGGCAGAGTGCAATAGGACTGCCTTTCATTTCTGAACATCAGTATGGTGATGATAGCTATAGGACTACGGAATACACCATGAGTGAGATCATTGCTAGTGTGTATGACAAGATGGAAGAAACTGGTAAGAGGGAAGGAATTCTCTTCTTAGATGAAATTAACTGTGTATCGGAAACACTTGCGCCCGCAATGCTGCAGTTTCTTCAAATGAAAGTATTTGGCCGCCATAGACTTCCTGAGGGCTGGGTGGTCGTAACGGCAGGAAATCCTCTGGAGTACAATAACTCGGCAAGGGAATTCGATCTTGCAACACTCGATAGACTTAAGAGAATTGATGTAGAACCGGAGCTTGATCCGTGGCTCGTATATGCTAGAAATAATGCTGTTCATGCTGCAGTACTAAATTATTTAAGCATCAAAAAAGATGACTTCTATAGTGTAAGGCTTACGGTCGATGGCAAGCTCTTTGTAACAGCTAGAGGATGGGTAGATCTATCTGAGATGATCTACCTATATGAACAAAACGATATCGAAGTTAATCTCGCACTGGTGAGCCAGTATATTCAGGATGAGAGAATCGCTCGCGATTTTACTTCGTACTACGATTTGTTTTATCGCTATAGGAGAGAGTATGATATCGCTGGAATTCTTGCAGGTACAGGCTTTGATAAAGCGGCTGCGAAACTCGCAGATGCCCCGTTTGATGAGCGCATTATGGTCGTCAGATTATTAAGTGATGCTCTAGGCTCAGAATTTAGACGTGAGTTTGTGAAATCTGCAGTTATAGATGAAGTAGTGAGCCGTATTAAGATTCAAAAGGATGAATTACTAGGTGCAAAGCTTGATAAAGCTGCTCATATTTTGAAGCTTATATCCTCCGATATGGAACTTGATTTAGAGGATCGTAAGAAAGCACACTCTATATCTAAGATGAACGAGAGAATTGCAAGAAAGTCTATCCAGACCATGAGAGACATCATGCACAATGTCATGGGTGGAATAGGTGAACCTTCGTCAGTTATTACTGGTGAGATGAGTAAACTAAACGATGAGAGAAATGCTCTTGTAAAGTCGGTGCAGGATCGCCTCAGAAACTCATTTAATTTTATAGAAAGCTCTTTTGAGGGAGATAACGAAATGATGATATTTGTTAGAACTCTTTCAGAAGATAGATATAGTGCGGGCTTCCTAGGGAAGCATGGAAGTGAAGAATACTCGAGGTGGAGCAAGGGGCTTATGATGAGCGACAGGGAGCAGGAGCTTACCAGAGAGATTGAAGGTTTAGAATAG
- a CDS encoding vWA domain-containing protein, which translates to MVSKRFNNEHKDRELNKDAILAEKIIAAAQDKIVASMRFMDSAVFALKKEIALDKKGVFMVDGTTLYYSSDEIFARMKRGLSSFTHDYMHVLLHCIFKHYYVSEKVNRLYWDLASDIAVEEMIESLGAPCLNTPESSERRDELKRIKAKRGRLSVDRLYKSFVNDPPIEAEVGLMRELFTVDDHLLWYGADKSSNKPVETSEASDDELENSSLQDQEENQQRSFDDDTDTKFNITSIEELGNNEECDGAALLSDQDWDKIRETVKTALEMDDASFGDVGGTMKRELRYAEEKRIDYSTFLRKFAANHETLKVDDDSFDYIMYTYGLNRYRDMPLIEPLEYKDEKNIRDLVIAIDTSGSTDGELVKKFVDKSFEILCNNDVIGAKFNIHVVQCDAEIQDDTVLKNRDDVDGFLRNLEIKGLGGTDFRPVFHYINELIRKKELRNLRGLLYFTDGKGTYPKRKPVYDTAFIFVDDDACGDDVPAWAMKVYFDE; encoded by the coding sequence ATGGTGTCAAAGCGCTTTAATAATGAACATAAAGATAGAGAATTAAATAAAGATGCGATTTTAGCAGAGAAGATAATTGCCGCAGCACAGGACAAGATCGTCGCAAGCATGCGGTTTATGGACTCTGCTGTTTTTGCGCTCAAAAAAGAAATTGCGCTCGATAAGAAGGGTGTTTTCATGGTAGATGGAACAACGCTGTACTATAGTAGCGATGAGATATTTGCTAGAATGAAGCGCGGCCTTTCTTCTTTCACACATGATTATATGCATGTTCTTCTTCACTGCATTTTCAAACACTACTATGTGAGTGAGAAGGTAAATAGACTATACTGGGATTTGGCATCAGATATTGCTGTTGAAGAAATGATTGAGTCGCTTGGAGCACCCTGCTTAAATACACCTGAAAGCAGTGAAAGAAGAGATGAACTTAAAAGAATTAAAGCTAAACGAGGGAGGCTTTCGGTTGATAGACTATATAAGTCTTTTGTAAATGACCCACCGATTGAAGCTGAAGTAGGGCTGATGCGAGAACTATTTACAGTAGATGATCATTTGCTGTGGTACGGAGCTGATAAGAGTTCGAATAAGCCAGTTGAAACTTCCGAAGCGAGTGATGATGAGTTAGAAAATTCTAGTCTGCAAGATCAGGAGGAAAATCAGCAGCGAAGCTTCGACGATGATACTGATACGAAGTTTAATATAACGAGCATAGAGGAGTTAGGCAATAATGAAGAATGCGATGGTGCAGCGCTGCTATCTGACCAGGATTGGGATAAGATTCGAGAGACGGTAAAAACCGCACTCGAAATGGATGATGCAAGCTTCGGTGACGTTGGTGGAACGATGAAGCGAGAGCTAAGGTATGCTGAGGAGAAACGAATAGATTACAGCACATTTCTCAGGAAATTTGCTGCCAATCATGAGACTCTTAAGGTCGATGACGATTCATTTGACTATATCATGTATACGTATGGATTAAATAGGTATAGAGACATGCCACTCATCGAGCCCCTCGAGTACAAAGACGAGAAGAATATTCGTGACCTCGTTATAGCAATTGACACATCAGGATCCACGGATGGTGAGCTAGTGAAGAAGTTTGTTGACAAAAGCTTCGAGATACTTTGTAACAACGATGTTATCGGAGCTAAATTTAACATTCATGTGGTACAATGTGATGCAGAGATTCAGGATGACACAGTGCTTAAGAACCGGGATGATGTGGATGGTTTTCTGCGCAATTTAGAAATTAAAGGCCTTGGCGGTACAGATTTTCGCCCAGTATTCCATTATATAAATGAGCTCATACGTAAGAAGGAACTAAGAAATCTAAGAGGTCTGCTGTATTTTACGGATGGAAAAGGGACTTACCCAAAACGAAAGCCGGTGTACGACACTGCATTTATATTCGTAGATGATGATGCATGCGGCGATGATGTTCCGGCGTGGGCGATGAAGGTGTATTTTGACGAGTGA
- a CDS encoding bifunctional riboflavin kinase/FAD synthetase — protein sequence MKVYRSLADINIDFETSVALGNFDGVHIGHQKILKSAVKLAAKLGVRPACFTFSNHPRELFGKTGGGVLFIANDDEKLQLFEDAGIEVVFDVPFDEVTMNMLPEVFIKDILCDKLKAKGVSCGFNYRFGTRASGDDNLLLELGSIYGYETSIIPPVKVGSEIVSSTAIRKYIEAGDITKANEYLGRPFTINGTVIHGNHIGSKIGFPTANIELSSTKISPMNGVYFTRTSVGLSTFNSVSNVGNKPTIGDYNKSIETHIFGVNEELYGREIKIEFLRLHRPEVKFKSIELLTEHIADDVESARRFHGVKAL from the coding sequence ATGAAGGTGTACAGATCACTTGCAGATATTAATATAGATTTTGAAACGTCAGTTGCATTGGGTAATTTTGACGGTGTCCATATAGGACACCAGAAGATTTTAAAGTCTGCCGTTAAGCTGGCAGCAAAGCTTGGTGTAAGGCCAGCTTGTTTTACATTTTCAAATCATCCACGCGAGCTATTTGGGAAGACTGGTGGTGGCGTACTCTTTATTGCTAATGATGATGAAAAGTTGCAGCTTTTTGAAGACGCAGGAATTGAAGTAGTGTTCGATGTGCCATTTGATGAAGTTACGATGAATATGTTGCCAGAGGTATTCATTAAAGATATTCTATGTGATAAGCTAAAGGCGAAAGGCGTATCTTGTGGCTTTAATTACCGTTTTGGTACAAGGGCTAGTGGTGACGACAATTTGCTCCTTGAACTTGGTAGTATATACGGATATGAAACTAGTATAATTCCCCCGGTTAAAGTTGGTTCTGAAATAGTTAGCTCAACTGCCATAAGAAAATACATAGAAGCCGGGGATATCACAAAGGCTAATGAATATCTCGGTAGACCATTTACCATCAATGGCACTGTGATTCACGGAAATCATATCGGTTCAAAAATAGGATTTCCGACAGCTAACATTGAACTTAGTTCGACCAAGATATCGCCTATGAATGGAGTGTATTTTACACGCACCTCAGTGGGTCTTTCTACTTTTAATAGTGTGTCTAACGTCGGTAATAAACCGACTATTGGTGATTATAATAAATCTATTGAGACGCACATATTTGGCGTAAATGAAGAATTATATGGAAGAGAGATAAAAATTGAATTTCTTAGGCTTCATAGACCAGAGGTTAAATTTAAAAGTATAGAGCTGCTCACCGAACACATCGCTGATGATGTAGAATCAGCTAGGAGATTCCATGGTGTCAAAGCGCTTTAA
- the truB gene encoding tRNA pseudouridine(55) synthase TruB — protein MMKNSGVININKPEGYTSHDVVAKLRRKLGIKRVGHTGTLDPMATGVLPICFGKDTRLIEYYDHDWKTYEAELELGKITDTLDITGDVLEEREVKDITSEDIELLACRYRGTITQIPPKYSALKVNGRPLYKYAREGQEIDIEAKKRHIEIKHFEFNFIDIDLKKVSFIVTCSKGTYIRSICSEIGELLGVGATMTKLVRRKSGVFTDESSYDLEQVLEMSESELNDIIISGESTIVNLRKLVLKNGSEPFYFNGRTIEKKYYMTYEEACDAIKQKEKLVNKGSFDIAEDELNFFSDIYRLYGEEGAFLGTCLMKEDGSLKPEKVMGNRN, from the coding sequence ATGATGAAAAATAGCGGTGTTATAAACATTAATAAACCTGAGGGCTACACATCTCACGATGTAGTAGCTAAACTTAGGCGTAAGCTCGGAATCAAGCGAGTTGGACACACTGGAACTCTCGATCCGATGGCGACGGGAGTTCTTCCTATTTGCTTTGGCAAGGACACGAGACTAATTGAATATTACGATCACGATTGGAAGACTTATGAAGCAGAATTAGAGCTTGGTAAGATTACAGATACATTAGATATTACCGGCGATGTGCTTGAAGAGCGCGAAGTTAAAGATATTACATCAGAGGACATCGAATTACTTGCTTGTAGATATAGGGGTACGATCACACAGATTCCACCTAAATATTCGGCGCTAAAGGTTAATGGACGTCCTCTGTACAAGTATGCTCGCGAAGGGCAGGAAATAGATATCGAAGCGAAAAAGCGCCATATAGAGATAAAGCATTTTGAATTTAATTTTATAGATATCGATTTAAAAAAAGTATCTTTTATCGTAACTTGTTCGAAGGGCACATATATAAGGAGTATTTGTTCTGAGATAGGTGAATTGCTAGGAGTTGGAGCGACGATGACTAAGCTTGTGAGAAGGAAGAGTGGCGTATTTACAGACGAATCATCATATGATCTGGAGCAGGTGCTAGAAATGAGTGAGTCAGAATTAAATGATATTATCATCAGCGGCGAATCTACTATTGTTAATCTCAGAAAGCTTGTGCTTAAAAACGGTAGCGAGCCATTCTATTTTAATGGCAGAACTATAGAAAAAAAGTACTATATGACTTATGAGGAGGCCTGCGATGCTATCAAGCAAAAAGAAAAATTAGTTAACAAAGGGAGTTTTGATATCGCAGAGGACGAGCTAAACTTCTTCAGCGACATATACAGACTATATGGTGAAGAAGGTGCTTTTCTAGGAACTTGCCTGATGAAAGAAGATGGCAGCCTGAAACCAGAGAAAGTAATGGGTAATAGAAATTAA
- a CDS encoding DHH family phosphoesterase, whose translation MTNNTYKEIALKLHGYDKVLIFPHVNMDGDCLGSSAALCHALRGFGKEAYVLADDVTPRNLDFLESGVVTRDYDVFDEYDLAILVDCGSKSRIGERAAVFDRARENAVIDHHGVSENDTEFNFGIIEPSSAATAELIYLIASEMGAEVTLRIAQCIFAAISTDTGSFQHSNTTARTHKIVSEIYEVPGFDGNKIAQLLYNRKSLGAIQLEGRVISEMETFSGGRIIMSAVTQAHLIETGTLMNESDGIIQKLMSIDGVEIACVLKETDDKTVRASLRAKSYANVARVAKSFGGGGHIRAAGLTFEGTICEAKAEIAKALEAELVRSNDEK comes from the coding sequence ATGACAAATAATACTTATAAGGAAATAGCTTTAAAACTGCATGGTTACGACAAGGTTCTGATTTTTCCTCATGTAAACATGGATGGGGATTGCCTTGGTTCATCAGCTGCGTTATGCCACGCGCTTCGCGGCTTTGGTAAAGAGGCTTATGTCCTTGCCGACGATGTAACCCCTCGCAATCTGGATTTTCTAGAGAGTGGTGTGGTTACTAGAGATTATGATGTATTTGATGAATATGACCTTGCTATTCTTGTGGACTGTGGAAGCAAAAGTAGGATAGGAGAAAGAGCGGCCGTTTTTGATAGAGCTAGAGAAAATGCGGTAATAGATCACCATGGGGTGTCGGAAAATGATACAGAGTTCAACTTTGGAATCATCGAACCGAGCTCCGCAGCAACTGCTGAGCTCATCTATCTGATCGCGAGCGAGATGGGAGCAGAAGTTACACTGCGCATCGCACAGTGTATTTTTGCTGCCATAAGTACTGATACAGGAAGCTTTCAGCACTCAAACACCACTGCTAGAACTCATAAAATTGTGAGTGAGATATATGAGGTTCCGGGCTTTGATGGTAATAAGATTGCTCAGCTTTTATATAATAGAAAGTCGCTAGGTGCAATTCAGCTTGAGGGCAGGGTTATCTCTGAAATGGAAACTTTTAGCGGTGGCAGGATTATCATGAGCGCCGTAACTCAGGCTCACTTGATTGAAACTGGCACCCTAATGAATGAGTCTGATGGTATAATACAGAAACTCATGAGCATCGACGGTGTTGAAATAGCTTGTGTTCTTAAGGAAACAGACGATAAGACTGTTAGAGCAAGCCTAAGAGCTAAATCTTATGCAAACGTTGCACGTGTTGCCAAGAGCTTTGGTGGAGGCGGGCACATTCGTGCGGCGGGATTAACTTTTGAAGGAACTATATGTGAAGCAAAAGCTGAGATTGCTAAAGCTCTCGAGGCTGAACTTGTTAGGTCAAATGATGAAAAATAG
- the rbfA gene encoding 30S ribosome-binding factor RbfA, whose translation MGKNYRQGRLGEEIKKSISGYLLNGIKDPRLSTRIITISAVEVSSDGSYATVFFTPLTLSGEDSNEVSKEVLSAFNNAKGLFRTKISHDIKLRHAPELNFKLDSSMEYGRHIDEIIDEINKPER comes from the coding sequence ATGGGAAAGAATTACAGACAGGGGAGACTCGGTGAGGAAATTAAGAAAAGCATCTCAGGATATTTACTTAATGGCATCAAGGATCCAAGACTTTCTACTAGGATAATCACCATATCAGCTGTTGAGGTGTCGAGTGATGGAAGCTATGCGACCGTCTTCTTCACACCTCTCACGCTGAGCGGAGAAGATAGTAACGAAGTTAGCAAAGAGGTTCTAAGTGCATTCAATAATGCGAAGGGTCTATTTAGAACTAAAATATCTCACGACATAAAGCTTAGACATGCTCCTGAGCTCAATTTTAAGCTAGATTCATCGATGGAATATGGTAGACATATTGATGAGATTATCGATGAGATAAATAAGCCGGAAAGATAA